One window from the genome of Nicotiana sylvestris chromosome 9, ASM39365v2, whole genome shotgun sequence encodes:
- the LOC104226131 gene encoding ferredoxin-thioredoxin reductase, variable chain-like, giving the protein MTASSPASFTSSILNIPNSKTSSFILNPNPFPQIKVNKSRNPKKPTGYFISKSVTVDNPTTVSSSSALNLDEGVDEKSAEAIGKVGSRVRVTVPLKVYHVPKVPELDLVNRIGTLKQYVGFHKGKQISANLPYKVEFVVANLEGRDGSVKFLAHLKEDEFEFLD; this is encoded by the coding sequence ATGACTGCTTCAAGTCCAGCTTCCTTTACATCATCAATTCTCAACATTCCCAATTCCAAAACCTCATCTTTCATTTTAAACCCTAACCCTTTTCCCCAAATCAAAGTCAACAAATCAAGAAATCCTAAAAAGCCAACCGGGTATTTCATTTCTAAGTCTGTAACAGTCGATAACCCCACCACTGTATCCTCTTCATCTGCATTGAACTTAGATGAGGGAGTTGATGAAAAATCCGCTGAAGCAATTGGGAAAGTTGGATCTAGGGTTAGGGTTACGGTTCCGTTGAAAGTGTATCACGTGCCTAAGGTTCCtgaattggatttggtaaatagaATTGGAACGTTGAAACAATACGTGGGTTTTCATAAAGGCAAGCAAATATCAGCTAATTTGCCTTACAAAGTGGAGTTCGTGGTGGCAAATTTGGAAGGGCGAGATGGTTCGGTTAAGTTCTTGGCACATCTTAAGGAAGATGAGTTTGAGTTTCTTGACTGA